Sequence from the Coriobacteriia bacterium genome:
GATGCAGGCCGTAGATCGCAATGCCGCATCGAACCATGTCGTAGTGCGCCTCGGGATACAGGATCGTCGCCGGACTGTTGGCGGCGTGCACGATTCCAGCATTCACGCCTTCGGTGCGCATCTCGGAGAGTGCCTTCTCGAAGCGCTGTAGCTGACGCGTGACCTCCCAGTCGCCCGCGACATCGGCGGTAGCGAGGTGCGTGAAAGTACCCTCCAGCCTCAGACCGGGAAAGTCGGCGAGGTTGCGAGCGAACGGCGCGGCGTCCTCGGAATGGATGCCGATGCGATTCATTCCCGAGTCGATCTTGAGGTGGAACGGCGCCTCGATGTCGCGCGCGGCGGCACACTTGCCCAGCGCGACCGCGAACTCTCGCGTAGTGACCGTCGGGACGATCTGGCGCTCGAGCAGCGTGGGGATCGCAGCCTCGGGTGGCTCGGAGAGCAGCTGCACCGGTGCCGAAATGCCCGCGTCTCGCAGCTCGACGGCCTCCGCGACGGTGGCGACTCCCAGGCAGTCAGCCCCCCCGGCTAGCGCGGCGCGCGCCGCTCGTACCGAGCCGTGACCGTAGCCATCGGCCTTGACGACGGCCATGAAGCGCGTGCCCGGCCGAGTCAGCGCCTTGAGCGTCGCCACGTTCCTGGCGATGGCCGCCGTGTCGATCTCGGTCCAGGCCCAACGCATGCTCGTCACTGCTCGGCTCCCGCAATCATCGAGCGCAACACGTCGGACTTGGTGACGATGCCAACGAGCTTGTCGCCATCGAGTACGGGCAGTCGCGAGACGTCGCGATCGACCAGAAGCGTTGCGACGTCTTCGACGCTCGAGCTCGCCTGCACCGTGTGTGGCTCGGCGGTCATCACATCGGCGACTGTGGCGGCGACGGCCTTCTTCAACTCGCGCTCGAAGCGACTCGTCGACGGCGGATACATGATGAAGCCGTCGAGCAGATGGATGTAGGTGGGGTACTCGAGCTTGATGTCCTTCATGATGAGGTCGCCCTCGGTCACCAAGCCGGTCAGCTTGCCGCCGTCGACCACGGGTAGCGCGCCGATATGCCGATCGACCATCAGCCGAGCCGCATCGGTGACGCTCATGGACGAGGGAACCGTCACTGGGTTGGCGGTCATGATGTCGCGCACTGTTTTGTCGACCATCTTGGGTCCTCCTCGTTCGCGGTGCGAGACCTCGTGCTACCAGCTGCCGAGCAACTCGGCCGCGGCGACAGGCAGATACTCTGGCACGTCTTCGGACGTAACGCACAGCGGCGTCAGGTCGGCCGCCGCGGCCTCGCCTGCGCGACCGTGAAGGTATGCGCCGAGTGCGGCTGCGTCGAACGCCGAGAGCCCCTGCGCCAGCAGCCCACCGATCACGCCGGCTAGAACGTCACCGGTCCCCGCAGTGGCAAGCGCGGGCGATCCCGACGTGTTGATGACCTGTCGACCATCGCCGCTGGTCACGGTACCCGCACCCTTGAGCACGACCACCCGTCCGGGTCCCGCAAGCTTCGCTGACGAGGATACCCTATCGGCTTGAACGTCGGCCGCCGTCGTGCCCAGCAGGCGGGCGAGCTCGCCAGGATGGGGGGTGATGATGGTTGGCTGCCTGCGCCGCTCGACGAGTTCGTGCGCGTCGACCAGCGCGTTGAGTGCGTCCGCGTCGATGACGAGCGGCCTGTCGAGACGCGACACTATCTCGCGCGCCGTCGCAGCTGCGCCGTCGGCCATCGTCAGCCCCGGCCCAAGCACCACCGCGTCGAACTCCCGAGCCAGCGCGATCGCCTTGTCTGCGGCTGCCGAGGAAAACGCGTGCGTGCGGCCCTGTGGCAGCCCCACCACGGGCGCGGCAAGCAGATGGGCCTGTGCGGTCGCCACGACGCCGTCTGGCACCGCGAGCGTGACGTAGCCTGCGCCCGACCGCATCGCTCCGCGCGTCGCGAGCACGGCCGCGCCCGGGAACTGCCCCGAGCCGGCGATGACCAGCACGCGCCCTCGCGCGTTCTTGTGGGTGTCGGCCGCTGGAAGCGGCAGCAGCGCCGCGTACTCCTCGGCGGTCCAGACCTCGGGCGCCTCGGCGAGCTCGGCGACGAAACGAGGCTCGATGCCGACGTCGGCGACAACGACCTCGCCAGCGTAGGCGGCGGCCGGGAACAGCAGCAACCCGCACTTGGGAGCGGTGAACGTGACGGTGCAGTCAGCGCGAATCGCATCGCCGAGAACGGCGCCCTTGTCGGCGTCGATGCCGGTTGGGACATCGACGGCTATCACGTAGGCGCCACTCTCGTTGGCCGCGCGCACCCAGGAGTCCAGCGGCTCGCGAAGCGCCCCGCTCGAACCGATGCCGAGGAGCGCATCGACGATGACGTCGCCGCCGTGCAGGTCCTCGGCGCTGAGTGGAGCGGTGGGAACGCGCCAGTGCACCCCGGCGACCATCGCGCCTTTCGCAGCCTCGGCGGCGATTCCCTTCAGGTCGCGTGGATTGCGCGTCGTGAGCACGCGCACGGCACGCCCCTGCGCGTGCAGATCGTGTGCGGCGATCCAGCCGTCTCCCGCGTTGTTGCCCGAGCCAGCGAGTACGAAGACGGAGCCGTGCTCGTCGCGCGCGGCGACTTGTGCTGCGACGGCCGCGCCGGCGGCTCGCATCAGCGTGGCGAGCTCGACGCCCTGCTCGGCGACGGCGCGCGCCTCAACGGCCCGGACCTGCTCGGCGGTGAGTGCTCGGATCACGGCGCCACTCCTCATCGGCAGAATTGGCGGGGTGGCCCGCATGCGAGCCACCCCGGTTCGCTACTCCGAATCTGTTCCCCTGCTTGGGACGTCGTCAAGCAGCGCGCGCGCTTCCTTGAAGTCGGCGGCGAGCTTGGCCATCGGATCGGGTCGCTCGTCCTTGCGCGGCCGTGCGCCCTCGGTGATGGCGACGGCTGAAGCCACGGCCGTTGTGTGCGTGAACGAGAGAGAGAGGTGCATCTCGACGATGCCCAGCTCCTCGGCGCGCTCGGCGGCCTTGCCCAGCAGTCGCGGCACGGGGCGGCCGTTGCTCTCGCGCACGACCTCCACGTCGGTGAAGCGCATGCCTGAGAACCCGGTCCCCAGCGCCTTGAGCACGGCTTCCTTGGCCGCGAAGCGCAGCGCGTAGTGCACCTCCGGGCG
This genomic interval carries:
- the alr gene encoding alanine racemase — translated: MRWAWTEIDTAAIARNVATLKALTRPGTRFMAVVKADGYGHGSVRAARAALAGGADCLGVATVAEAVELRDAGISAPVQLLSEPPEAAIPTLLERQIVPTVTTREFAVALGKCAAARDIEAPFHLKIDSGMNRIGIHSEDAAPFARNLADFPGLRLEGTFTHLATADVAGDWEVTRQLQRFEKALSEMRTEGVNAGIVHAANSPATILYPEAHYDMVRCGIAIYGLHPSHATEKVIGLAPAMSVKARATLVKRVAMGESVSYGFTWTASAPTVVATLPLGYADGVHRVLSNEMDVLLGGKRCRQIGRVCMDQLMVEVPRDIDAKRGVEAVIVGTQGAESIRMESLAEKAGTINYELACAFGMRMERLYR
- a CDS encoding CBS domain-containing protein → MVDKTVRDIMTANPVTVPSSMSVTDAARLMVDRHIGALPVVDGGKLTGLVTEGDLIMKDIKLEYPTYIHLLDGFIMYPPSTSRFERELKKAVAATVADVMTAEPHTVQASSSVEDVATLLVDRDVSRLPVLDGDKLVGIVTKSDVLRSMIAGAEQ
- a CDS encoding NAD(P)H-hydrate dehydratase; this translates as MIRALTAEQVRAVEARAVAEQGVELATLMRAAGAAVAAQVAARDEHGSVFVLAGSGNNAGDGWIAAHDLHAQGRAVRVLTTRNPRDLKGIAAEAAKGAMVAGVHWRVPTAPLSAEDLHGGDVIVDALLGIGSSGALREPLDSWVRAANESGAYVIAVDVPTGIDADKGAVLGDAIRADCTVTFTAPKCGLLLFPAAAYAGEVVVADVGIEPRFVAELAEAPEVWTAEEYAALLPLPAADTHKNARGRVLVIAGSGQFPGAAVLATRGAMRSGAGYVTLAVPDGVVATAQAHLLAAPVVGLPQGRTHAFSSAAADKAIALAREFDAVVLGPGLTMADGAAATAREIVSRLDRPLVIDADALNALVDAHELVERRRQPTIITPHPGELARLLGTTAADVQADRVSSSAKLAGPGRVVVLKGAGTVTSGDGRQVINTSGSPALATAGTGDVLAGVIGGLLAQGLSAFDAAALGAYLHGRAGEAAAADLTPLCVTSEDVPEYLPVAAAELLGSW
- a CDS encoding holo-ACP synthase, yielding MITGLGVDIVEIDRMRDALARHPRMKERLFSAEERAYCEKRSRPEVHYALRFAAKEAVLKALGTGFSGMRFTDVEVVRESNGRPVPRLLGKAAERAEELGIVEMHLSLSFTHTTAVASAVAITEGARPRKDERPDPMAKLAADFKEARALLDDVPSRGTDSE